A part of Candidatus Bathyarchaeum sp. genomic DNA contains:
- a CDS encoding transcription factor produces the protein MLTFVDDKTLQRVAETFGGEEAVQIVNVLKGVEETTDDEIATQTEIRLNTVRKILYKFYDHSLVGLRRSRDKTTGWFIFHWRLQLDQLAGFIYNQKRRVLEKLETRLEYENAHDFYSCNTPGCKRIPFEEAMELVFRCPTCNKLLNHFDNMELKECLEQHISNLRKELGET, from the coding sequence ATGTTAACTTTTGTAGACGATAAAACTTTGCAGAGGGTTGCCGAAACTTTTGGTGGCGAGGAAGCTGTTCAGATTGTTAATGTACTAAAGGGTGTCGAAGAAACTACAGATGATGAAATAGCCACCCAAACAGAGATACGCCTCAACACGGTTCGCAAAATTCTCTATAAATTCTATGATCATTCCTTAGTAGGATTACGACGGTCACGGGATAAGACCACGGGCTGGTTTATTTTTCACTGGAGGCTTCAACTTGACCAGCTTGCAGGATTTATTTATAATCAAAAACGTCGTGTTCTAGAAAAACTGGAAACAAGATTAGAATATGAAAACGCCCACGATTTTTACTCCTGTAACACCCCAGGATGCAAACGCATTCCCTTTGAGGAAGCTATGGAACTTGTTTTTCGTTGCCCGACCTGTAACAAGCTTTTGAATCATTTTGATAACATGGAACTAAAAGAGTGTCTAGAGCAACACATTTCGAACTTAAGGAAGGAACTAGGTGAAACCTAA
- a CDS encoding tRNA (cytidine(56)-2'-O)-methyltransferase (catalyzes the S-adenosyl-methionine-dependent 2'-O-ribose methylation of C56 in tRNA transcripts), with product MNPKTSKDPETPKVVILRWGHRHRDQRLTSHVALTARALGASGFILADMEDPKVKETVERVVEAWGGEFFFEMGQPWKKIVKDWRAKNGVVVHLTAYGENIQTSDVMQRIQETKKDVLVIVGSQKVPGNFFSEAVSDFNVAVGNQPHSEASSLGVFLDRFFEGKSLSEDFIQNKKKRIIPQIRGKRVVEV from the coding sequence CTGAATCCGAAAACTAGCAAAGACCCAGAAACTCCAAAAGTTGTTATTTTACGGTGGGGCCATCGGCACCGGGATCAAAGATTAACATCTCATGTGGCGTTAACTGCTCGAGCGTTAGGTGCGTCTGGGTTTATTTTGGCAGATATGGAGGACCCAAAAGTGAAAGAAACAGTTGAAAGAGTTGTGGAAGCATGGGGTGGCGAGTTCTTTTTTGAGATGGGGCAACCATGGAAAAAAATTGTAAAAGATTGGCGTGCTAAAAATGGTGTTGTTGTTCATCTCACTGCGTATGGAGAAAACATCCAAACAAGTGATGTAATGCAAAGAATCCAAGAAACAAAAAAGGATGTGCTGGTTATCGTAGGTAGTCAAAAAGTTCCGGGAAACTTTTTTTCGGAAGCTGTTTCTGATTTTAATGTTGCAGTGGGGAACCAGCCTCATTCGGAGGCTTCAAGTTTGGGGGTATTTCTTGATCGTTTTTTTGAAGGAAAAAGCCTTTCTGAAGATTTTATTCAAAACAAGAAAAAGAGAATTATACCGCAAATCAGAGGTAAACGGGTTGTTGAAGTTTAG